The following proteins come from a genomic window of Notamacropus eugenii isolate mMacEug1 chromosome X, mMacEug1.pri_v2, whole genome shotgun sequence:
- the SOWAHD gene encoding ankyrin repeat domain-containing protein SOWAHD, which yields MAEPRGETEQPPPPPATRSSRSRFHVPSLDRRSLGRAPRESDWRASLRLSMGIPARRRGALREVLGLPAGLEREDEQPLAGSTAGGPGGLCLEPREHAWMLAAAEGRFEALQELLEGEPTLLNRVDPVTGYSALHWLAKHGSHEGLILVHDFARSRGLSLDVSAPGSGGLTPLHLAAQQGHDMVIKVLVGALGADAGRRDHSGHRACHYLRPDAPSGLRELAGAEWSEERAATATATATAGSVRRRGAPGNANNNCSINRNSWTSRLPDATDAGAPGREKGSRVIQIQGLLRQLFSFFQDL from the coding sequence ATGGCTGAACCCCGAGGGGAGACAGagcagccgccgccgcctccgGCCACCCGCAGCAGCCGAAGCCGGTTCCACGTCCCGAGCCTGGACAGGCGCAGCCTGGGTAGGGCCCCGCGGGAGTCCGATTGGCGGGCCTCTCTGCGGCTGTCGATGGGGATACCAGCCCGGCGGCGAGGGGCGCTGAGGGAGGTGCTGGGGCTCCCGGCGGGACTCGAGCGGGAGGACGAGCAGCCCCTCGCCGGGTCCACGGCCGGCGGCCCCGGCGGGCTGTGCCTGGAGCCACGGGAGCACGCATGGATGCTGGCGGCCGCCGAGGGCCGCTTTGAGGCGCTGCAAGAGCTGCTGGAGGGCGAGCCCACGCTACTGAACCGCGTCGACCCAGTCACGGGCTACAGCGCCTTACACTGGCTGGCCAAACACGGCAGCCACGAGGGGCTCATCCTGGTGCATGACTTCGCTCGGAGTCGCGGGCTGTCCCTCGACGTGAGTGCCCCCGGCAGCGGTGGCCTAACCCCGCTACACCTGGCGGCTCAGCAGGGCCACGACATGGTCATCAAGGTGCTGGTGGGAGCCCTCGGAGCCGACGCCGGCCGCCGGGATCACAGCGGCCACCGGGCGTGCCACTACCTGCGGCCCGACGCACCCTCCGGCCTGCGGGAGCTGGCGGGCGCCGAGTGGAGCGAAGAGAGAGCCGCGACGGCGACGGCGACGGCGACGGCGGGGTCTGTGCGGCGCAGAGGCGCTCCCGGAAACGCCAACAACAACTGCAGCATCAACCGCAACAGCTGGACGTCCCGACTGCCAGACGCTACAGACGCAGGGGCCCCGGGCAGGGAGAAGGGCTCCAGGGTGATCCAAATTCAGGGACTTCTCCGGCAACTGTTCTCCTTCTTCCAAGACCTGTGA